Proteins co-encoded in one Leptolyngbya sp. FACHB-261 genomic window:
- a CDS encoding MFS transporter has protein sequence MAVSHPQDSIWSVYHRATLIGVCLACAILPLDIPIIGVALESIGQELKANFAQLEWVINAYNLTFGAFLLAGGGLADLVGRRRMFRVGMIIFVVLSLLCAFAKSALMLALFRAVQGIGATFLFSGATAVLANEFRDDLRPPAFGMLGSSFGIGLVLGPVLGGVLTSTLGWRWTFLINIPVGFAILWLAVPRMRESRNPDASYVDWSGLFTFTTSLFLLILALLEGPHLEWAHPVVQGSLAGFLIFIGLFVVAERRQQRAMFDLELFRNPVFVGMLILPITLGFGYVALLVYLPLYFQGIAGYAPWQAGLVMLPMNFPVFFLPPLSAQLSLRVQPRKLLATGFICIGLGGLWMRLVAGSTDWKAFVGCLVVVGIGAGIVNGIMDNVAVSMAPSERSGMATGMFNTMRLVGDAVGFAGAGAILISVIQIVLPQLVDPKLGAVGVPMSEVANQVARGDISGAVALVPLTEQTAFLNAAIGTYTAGLQATLAVLAVICFIAAALVLILVRPTAALQKN, from the coding sequence ATGGCAGTTTCGCATCCTCAAGACTCGATCTGGTCGGTCTATCATCGAGCAACCCTGATTGGGGTCTGTCTTGCCTGTGCCATACTGCCACTCGACATCCCGATTATTGGCGTTGCGCTTGAGAGCATTGGACAAGAACTCAAGGCAAACTTTGCCCAACTCGAATGGGTGATCAACGCCTACAATTTGACGTTTGGAGCGTTCTTATTGGCAGGTGGAGGGCTCGCAGACCTCGTGGGTCGCCGTCGCATGTTCCGTGTTGGCATGATTATTTTTGTCGTGCTCTCGTTGCTTTGCGCCTTTGCCAAGAGCGCCTTGATGCTGGCTCTATTTCGGGCAGTCCAAGGAATTGGGGCCACGTTTCTCTTCAGTGGCGCCACGGCAGTTTTAGCAAACGAGTTTCGCGACGATCTGCGTCCGCCTGCTTTTGGAATGCTAGGGAGTTCGTTTGGCATTGGTTTGGTTCTAGGTCCAGTCCTGGGTGGCGTGCTGACCAGCACTTTGGGTTGGCGGTGGACATTTCTGATCAATATTCCAGTTGGATTTGCCATCCTGTGGTTGGCAGTACCTCGGATGCGAGAATCAAGAAACCCAGATGCTTCCTATGTAGATTGGTCAGGGCTGTTCACCTTCACGACCAGCCTGTTCTTACTAATCTTGGCGCTGCTTGAAGGTCCACATTTAGAGTGGGCTCATCCAGTTGTCCAAGGATCACTCGCTGGATTTTTGATCTTTATTGGTTTATTCGTTGTTGCCGAACGCAGGCAACAACGAGCCATGTTCGACCTGGAGCTATTTCGTAATCCGGTCTTTGTTGGGATGTTAATTTTGCCAATCACCCTGGGGTTCGGCTATGTTGCTCTATTGGTTTACCTACCGCTTTACTTTCAAGGCATTGCAGGCTATGCCCCTTGGCAAGCCGGATTAGTCATGCTTCCCATGAATTTTCCGGTGTTCTTTCTGCCACCTCTTAGCGCCCAACTGTCGTTGCGCGTGCAGCCCCGAAAACTATTAGCAACTGGGTTTATCTGCATTGGTTTGGGCGGGCTTTGGATGCGTCTTGTCGCAGGCTCAACCGACTGGAAAGCATTTGTAGGCTGTCTGGTGGTCGTTGGTATTGGGGCGGGCATTGTCAATGGCATTATGGATAACGTAGCTGTGAGCATGGCCCCCTCTGAACGTAGCGGCATGGCAACAGGTATGTTCAACACAATGCGATTGGTAGGAGATGCCGTTGGGTTTGCAGGAGCCGGGGCAATTCTGATCAGCGTTATACAAATCGTGCTGCCGCAGCTTGTCGATCCCAAGCTAGGTGCGGTGGGGGTTCCCATGTCTGAGGTGGCAAATCAAGTCGCGCGAGGCGATATTTCAGGTGCAGTTGCACTCGTGCCGCTCACGGAGCAAACAGCATTTCTCAATGCTGCAATTGGAACCTACACTGCCGGATTACAGGCAACCCTAGCTGTTCTAGCAGTGATTTGCTTTATTGCAGCGGCTCTGGTGCTCATCCTGGTCAGACCAACAGCAGCATTGCAGAAAAATTGA
- a CDS encoding LysR family transcriptional regulator, whose protein sequence is MAGIEQIGDLVMFVQAAQQLSFSVAARQLGLSPSSVSRAVQRLEERLKARLFNRSTRSIALTEDGSVFYDYCRQILSDLEEAELVLSQSRSHPRGTLRIGLTVALGRLYITPALPHFTAQYPDLNLDITLGDRRADLIEEGIDAVVRVGHTPDSRLVIRPLAIARFFVCATPAYLARHGEPQTLADLQHHNCLNLVLPQTGRVRDWVFQHKGQELHLAVDGNFRCDHAEALLEAALAHAGLIQLYNFLVNPAIIRGELKPVLESYTVPGFPISVLYPHKRHLSAKVHVFVEFMTELMEGLKRDRIVE, encoded by the coding sequence ATGGCTGGCATTGAGCAGATTGGCGACCTCGTGATGTTCGTGCAGGCAGCGCAGCAGCTCAGTTTCTCAGTAGCAGCACGCCAGTTGGGATTATCCCCGTCCTCAGTCAGCAGAGCAGTACAACGGTTAGAGGAGCGACTGAAGGCGCGGCTTTTCAATCGTTCCACTCGCAGTATTGCTCTCACTGAGGATGGGTCAGTGTTTTACGACTACTGTCGGCAAATTCTAAGTGACTTAGAAGAAGCAGAACTAGTGCTTAGCCAATCTCGCTCGCATCCTAGAGGCACGCTCAGAATTGGTCTTACGGTTGCTCTAGGACGGCTGTACATTACTCCGGCACTCCCTCACTTTACCGCTCAATATCCTGATCTCAACTTGGATATAACCTTGGGCGATCGTCGAGCTGATTTAATTGAAGAAGGGATTGATGCCGTTGTTCGAGTCGGTCATACCCCTGACAGCCGTTTGGTGATTCGTCCCTTGGCAATAGCTCGCTTTTTTGTCTGTGCGACACCAGCCTATTTAGCGCGTCATGGAGAGCCGCAGACGCTGGCAGACCTACAGCACCACAATTGTTTGAATTTAGTGCTGCCTCAAACCGGTCGAGTGCGCGATTGGGTATTCCAGCACAAGGGTCAGGAATTACATTTGGCAGTTGACGGAAATTTTCGCTGTGATCATGCAGAGGCATTGCTAGAAGCGGCGCTCGCGCATGCAGGACTGATCCAGCTCTATAATTTTCTAGTCAATCCAGCCATCATTCGAGGTGAACTCAAACCTGTACTCGAATCTTATACTGTTCCAGGGTTTCCAATCTCTGTGCTTTATCCTCACAAACGTCATTTGTCTGCTAAAGTTCATGTCTTTGTTGAGTTTATGACCGAGTTGATGGAGGGACTAAAGCGCGATCGGATAGTGGAGTGA
- a CDS encoding SDR family oxidoreductase: MSSQPVILVLGATGKVGGETVRQLKSAGDNRVLAAVRSPEKAKHFHAQGIETVVLDLDQPETLKVGLEGVNRALLLSGYSVDMMRQSKRFVDAAKQAGVQHIVHIGASGAATNEVAHWGWHQFVEAYIEQQGFSYTHLRPEAFMQNVTGPGYRWLEGNVIRHHVGNARWSWIDCQDLALVAAHTLQEPEKYAGQIIPLGYDAKTFNEVAELLTEVVGQPFYAEARPPEEFLENALAAGADPAYMTCIYTQFKLNSSGAIPNADATFDNFEAITGQKPITWQEFAQQHKNELAY; this comes from the coding sequence ATGAGTAGTCAACCAGTTATTCTCGTTCTCGGGGCAACGGGCAAAGTAGGCGGTGAAACCGTTCGGCAACTTAAATCCGCCGGAGATAATCGGGTGCTCGCAGCCGTGCGATCGCCAGAAAAAGCGAAACACTTCCATGCTCAAGGCATTGAAACTGTGGTGTTGGATTTGGACCAGCCCGAAACCCTTAAGGTTGGCTTGGAAGGGGTCAATCGTGCCCTCCTTTTGTCAGGCTACAGCGTAGATATGATGCGCCAGAGTAAACGCTTTGTGGATGCTGCTAAACAAGCTGGAGTTCAACATATTGTTCATATTGGTGCTTCAGGTGCAGCAACGAATGAAGTTGCTCACTGGGGCTGGCATCAATTTGTTGAAGCATACATTGAACAGCAGGGATTTAGCTATACTCACTTGCGTCCAGAAGCCTTCATGCAGAATGTGACAGGTCCAGGTTATCGCTGGTTAGAAGGCAATGTGATTCGTCATCATGTCGGTAATGCCCGGTGGAGTTGGATTGATTGTCAAGACCTTGCCTTGGTCGCAGCCCATACACTACAAGAGCCAGAGAAATATGCCGGTCAGATCATTCCATTAGGCTATGACGCGAAAACCTTCAATGAAGTGGCTGAACTTTTAACTGAGGTTGTCGGCCAGCCATTTTACGCTGAGGCGCGTCCACCTGAAGAGTTTTTGGAAAACGCTCTTGCCGCAGGGGCAGATCCAGCCTATATGACCTGTATTTACACTCAGTTCAAACTTAACTCTTCAGGTGCAATTCCTAATGCGGACGCAACCTTTGATAACTTTGAGGCAATTACAGGACAGAAACCAATAACTTGGCAAGAATTTGCCCAGCAACATAAAAACGAGCTGGCGTATTAA